A portion of the Halogeometricum sp. S1BR25-6 genome contains these proteins:
- a CDS encoding ABC transporter permease, with the protein MSGATLGTDDRSRLLLGTVLVVVALAVVSTTIFDLPVAAILTVGFVERALQAASPIALAAIGGLYAEKSGVFNIGLEGFMIFGAVAAATFTFLLGGDAPSQTTLWLGILGATLVCGLLSVAFAVLLVRYQANQIVAGLAVWFIGLGFGPFTAVLLWGNRNSPGLASMNSVTVPGLSEIPVLGSVLFDTSPLVWLAGVLAVAAWVVLFRTKYGYWVQAAGENPEALDTAGIDVTRIRYAAVIFSGLMAGLGGAVLMAHAGSFTGTGDTMVNGRGWIAIVAYLFGNYNPIGAALAALLFGGLDMLQIQFQTAGIELPNRLVNLFPYVAVVVVLTVWGSTRMPSSVGEHYESEE; encoded by the coding sequence ATGAGCGGTGCGACGCTCGGCACCGACGACCGGTCCCGACTCCTCCTCGGAACCGTCCTCGTCGTCGTGGCACTGGCGGTCGTCTCCACGACGATATTCGACCTGCCCGTCGCGGCTATCCTCACGGTCGGGTTCGTCGAGCGAGCGCTGCAAGCGGCCTCGCCGATCGCTCTCGCGGCCATCGGCGGACTCTACGCCGAGAAAAGCGGCGTGTTCAACATCGGACTGGAGGGGTTCATGATATTCGGCGCGGTCGCCGCCGCGACGTTCACCTTCCTCCTCGGCGGGGACGCACCGAGTCAGACCACCCTCTGGCTCGGCATCCTCGGAGCGACGCTCGTCTGTGGCCTGCTCTCGGTCGCGTTCGCCGTGTTGCTCGTTCGCTATCAGGCGAACCAAATCGTCGCGGGCCTCGCCGTCTGGTTCATCGGTCTCGGCTTCGGGCCGTTCACCGCCGTCTTGCTGTGGGGCAACCGCAACAGTCCCGGGCTGGCGAGCATGAACAGCGTGACCGTCCCGGGGCTGTCCGAAATCCCGGTTCTCGGCAGCGTCCTGTTCGACACGTCGCCGCTGGTGTGGCTCGCCGGCGTCCTCGCCGTCGCCGCGTGGGTCGTCCTCTTCCGCACGAAGTACGGCTACTGGGTCCAAGCCGCGGGCGAGAACCCGGAGGCCCTCGATACGGCCGGCATCGACGTCACCCGTATCCGCTACGCGGCCGTCATCTTCTCAGGTCTGATGGCCGGACTCGGCGGAGCCGTGCTGATGGCGCACGCCGGGTCGTTCACCGGAACCGGCGACACGATGGTCAACGGTCGCGGGTGGATCGCCATCGTGGCCTACCTGTTCGGGAACTACAACCCCATCGGCGCGGCGCTCGCGGCGCTCCTGTTCGGCGGCCTCGACATGCTTCAGATTCAGTTCCAGACGGCGGGAATCGAGCTTCCGAACCGACTCGTCAATCTGTTCCCGTACGTGGCCGTCGTCGTCGTCCTCACCGTCTGGGGGTCGACGCGAATGCCGTCGTCCGTCGGCGAACACTACGAAAGCGAGGAGTGA
- a CDS encoding ABC transporter permease, with amino-acid sequence MSDADSSPARDLLDRAADRVLDLTVLERLAIAAASTVLALLIGLVVVAAAGYDPAQFLRFVFVGSFGDAGATARTLKFTTILTLTGVAVAIAFRAGVFNIGVQGQFVVGGFTTVVTILWLAPVFPTGTVGGVLLMVFGTLAAVVAAGAYGALPGILKAYADANEIITTIMLNFVAVGVVGYLVEGAFRGEGNRAPNTERLPEYVSLPRIVYDNPDFSILGFAVALLVVALVAVVMARTTVGYDMVTSGYQQAAATFSGVDAERTIVTTMTFSGMVAGVAGAVFAIMIQGYYSDPAGVGTYGFDAIAVSLLAANNPLGVVPASLLFGGLDSAASYISINSDVPVQLIDGIVGLVVLFVAAPELFRMAAKRTGLGGADR; translated from the coding sequence GTGAGCGACGCCGATTCGAGTCCCGCGCGCGACCTGCTCGACCGGGCGGCCGACCGCGTGCTCGACCTGACGGTCCTCGAACGACTCGCAATAGCCGCGGCGTCGACGGTGCTGGCACTTCTCATCGGTCTCGTCGTCGTCGCGGCGGCGGGCTACGACCCGGCGCAGTTCCTCCGATTCGTGTTCGTGGGGTCGTTCGGCGACGCCGGCGCGACGGCGCGGACGCTCAAGTTCACGACGATTCTCACGCTGACGGGGGTCGCCGTCGCCATCGCCTTCCGCGCCGGCGTGTTCAACATCGGGGTACAGGGTCAGTTCGTCGTCGGCGGATTCACCACCGTCGTCACCATCCTGTGGCTCGCACCGGTGTTCCCGACGGGGACGGTCGGCGGCGTTCTCCTGATGGTTTTCGGGACGCTCGCGGCCGTCGTCGCGGCCGGCGCCTACGGCGCGCTTCCGGGGATACTGAAAGCGTACGCCGACGCCAACGAGATCATCACGACCATCATGCTGAACTTCGTCGCCGTCGGCGTCGTCGGCTACCTCGTCGAGGGGGCCTTTCGCGGCGAAGGCAACCGAGCCCCCAACACCGAACGACTGCCCGAGTACGTCTCGCTCCCGCGAATCGTCTACGACAACCCCGACTTCTCGATTCTCGGGTTCGCGGTGGCGCTTCTCGTCGTCGCCCTCGTGGCCGTCGTCATGGCTCGGACCACCGTCGGCTACGACATGGTGACGAGCGGCTACCAACAGGCCGCCGCGACGTTCTCCGGGGTCGACGCCGAGCGAACCATCGTCACGACGATGACGTTCTCGGGAATGGTCGCGGGCGTCGCGGGCGCGGTGTTCGCCATCATGATTCAGGGCTACTACAGCGACCCCGCCGGCGTCGGGACGTACGGCTTCGACGCAATCGCGGTGAGTCTGCTCGCCGCGAACAACCCCCTGGGGGTCGTTCCCGCGAGTCTGCTGTTCGGCGGTCTCGACTCCGCGGCGTCGTACATCAGCATCAACAGCGACGTTCCCGTCCAGTTGATCGACGGTATCGTCGGTCTCGTCGTGCTGTTCGTCGCCGCACCGGAACTGTTCCGGATGGCCGCCAAACGAACCGGTCTCGGGGGTGCGGACCGATGA
- a CDS encoding ABC transporter ATP-binding protein, translating into MPDNAQHPAVRLEGITKRFGDVVANDSVDFTLERGTVHALLGENGSGKTTLMSILYGLYEKDAGDIVIDGEHREFDSPRDAMDAGVGMIHQHFQLVEPMTVLQNIILGHEPTENGLVDESVARERVTDICRRYEFDVDRHLDTPVRDLDLGARQRVEIVKSLYRGADILVFDEPTAVLTPQEVDRLADVMVELTDSGRSLVFITHKLDEALTVADEVTVLRDGEAVGTVAAADTTEQELARMMVGRDVLTERRPRERETGPPKLEVEGLSVEGDRGRERVSDVDLTVHEGEILGIAGVQGNGQTELVEAVTGLRSVSSGRVTFDGDDVTDTSRRQRIRGGIAYIPEDRQTEGLVQAYDLVRNALLGNQTVGRFVSRKFVDWAAVREHAADIVAEYDVQPPNAEARAGSLSGGNQQKFIVGREIEHDPAVMVAAHPTRGVDIGSIEFIHDRLVALRETGLAVLLVSSKLEEIRALSDRIAVMYEGEFIDVVDPDDVTDEDLGLLMAGRRLGGGRAAEGDAPDSERSDQSDDDAVESGGVAS; encoded by the coding sequence ATGCCAGATAACGCACAGCATCCGGCCGTCCGACTCGAAGGTATTACCAAGCGCTTCGGCGACGTGGTCGCCAACGACAGCGTCGATTTCACGCTGGAACGCGGGACGGTTCACGCCCTGCTCGGCGAGAACGGCTCGGGTAAGACGACGTTGATGAGCATCCTCTACGGACTCTACGAGAAGGACGCGGGGGACATCGTCATCGACGGCGAACACCGCGAGTTCGACTCGCCCCGGGATGCGATGGACGCCGGCGTCGGGATGATTCACCAGCACTTCCAACTCGTCGAGCCGATGACCGTCCTCCAGAACATCATCTTGGGTCACGAACCGACCGAGAACGGCCTCGTCGACGAGTCGGTCGCCCGCGAGCGAGTGACGGACATCTGCCGCCGCTACGAGTTCGACGTCGACCGGCACCTCGACACGCCGGTCCGCGACCTCGACCTCGGCGCCCGCCAACGCGTCGAAATCGTCAAGAGCCTCTATCGAGGTGCGGACATCCTCGTGTTCGACGAACCGACGGCCGTTCTCACGCCCCAAGAGGTCGACCGCCTCGCGGACGTGATGGTCGAACTCACGGATTCGGGTCGCTCGCTCGTCTTCATCACGCACAAACTCGACGAGGCGTTGACGGTCGCCGACGAGGTGACCGTGCTCCGAGACGGCGAGGCGGTCGGCACCGTCGCCGCCGCCGACACGACCGAGCAGGAACTCGCGCGGATGATGGTCGGCCGCGACGTCCTCACCGAGAGACGCCCTCGCGAACGCGAGACCGGCCCGCCGAAACTCGAAGTCGAAGGACTGTCCGTGGAGGGCGACCGCGGCCGAGAGCGGGTATCCGACGTCGACCTCACGGTCCACGAGGGTGAAATCCTCGGCATCGCCGGAGTCCAGGGCAACGGCCAGACCGAACTCGTCGAGGCCGTCACCGGTCTGCGGTCGGTGTCGTCGGGACGCGTCACGTTCGACGGCGACGACGTCACCGACACGAGCCGTCGCCAGCGCATCCGGGGCGGTATCGCCTACATCCCCGAAGACCGCCAAACGGAGGGACTGGTCCAAGCGTACGACCTCGTCCGGAACGCGCTGCTGGGAAATCAGACCGTCGGCCGGTTCGTCTCTCGGAAATTCGTCGACTGGGCGGCGGTCCGCGAACACGCCGCGGACATCGTCGCCGAGTACGACGTTCAACCGCCGAACGCGGAGGCGCGCGCGGGGTCACTCTCGGGGGGCAACCAGCAGAAGTTCATCGTCGGTCGCGAAATCGAACACGACCCAGCCGTCATGGTGGCCGCCCACCCGACTCGCGGGGTCGACATCGGCTCCATCGAGTTCATCCACGACCGACTGGTCGCCCTCCGCGAGACGGGCTTGGCCGTCCTGCTCGTCTCCTCGAAACTCGAAGAGATTCGGGCGCTGTCGGACCGAATCGCCGTCATGTACGAAGGCGAGTTCATCGACGTGGTCGACCCCGACGACGTGACCGACGAGGACCTCGGCCTGCTGATGGCGGGTCGTCGCCTCGGCGGTGGACGTGCCGCCGAGGGGGACGCGCCCGACTCCGAGCGGTCGGACCAGTCGGACGACGACGCGGTCGAGAGCGGAGGCGTCGCGTCGTGA
- a CDS encoding BMP family lipoprotein, producing MSVPSNMYDESKDGATERTICRRRFLASGTALAGTAALAGCLGGGGGDATTTGGGTGETDGGGGDGGGTETTNVAIVSSPAGFDDNAFNDLALEGLQTASEEYDIEINQVEETEQAQYQSTQANLAQSGDYGLIVLVSYNHTEALTQNAADYPDQNWMLINDYVDQPNVAGYTWANHQMSYLAGVLGGTMTTEELTGGGGSTNPDTAQIGFVGGVDGSLINAFERSYVAGAEWVNSDVQVNVGYIGNYTDTSTAADIASSQYDDGADIVYHAAAAAGRGVFEAAQENERLAIGVDADQSATLPDFQDVIIGSAVKYINEGTREVAVAVAEDDFQSVAGSNTLGLADEAVDCVIGQAYEGQLPDAVQQNLDEAKQGILNGDITVPCTAAGCN from the coding sequence ATGTCAGTACCCTCGAACATGTACGACGAATCGAAGGACGGCGCTACCGAGCGGACGATCTGTCGACGACGGTTTCTCGCGTCCGGCACGGCGCTCGCTGGCACGGCGGCACTCGCCGGGTGTCTCGGCGGCGGTGGCGGCGACGCGACCACCACCGGCGGCGGCACCGGCGAGACGGACGGTGGGGGCGGGGACGGCGGCGGTACCGAGACGACGAACGTCGCAATCGTCTCCAGCCCCGCCGGTTTCGACGACAACGCGTTCAACGACCTCGCGTTGGAAGGCCTGCAGACCGCGAGCGAGGAGTACGACATCGAGATCAATCAGGTCGAAGAGACCGAACAGGCACAGTACCAATCGACGCAGGCCAACCTCGCTCAAAGCGGCGACTACGGCCTCATCGTGCTGGTCTCGTACAATCACACCGAGGCGTTGACCCAGAACGCCGCCGACTACCCCGACCAGAACTGGATGCTCATCAACGACTACGTCGACCAGCCGAACGTCGCCGGCTACACGTGGGCGAACCACCAGATGTCGTACCTCGCGGGCGTCCTCGGCGGGACGATGACGACCGAAGAACTGACCGGCGGCGGCGGTTCCACGAACCCCGACACCGCTCAAATCGGGTTCGTCGGGGGCGTGGACGGTTCGCTCATCAACGCGTTCGAGCGCTCGTACGTCGCCGGGGCGGAGTGGGTCAACTCGGACGTGCAGGTCAACGTCGGCTACATCGGCAACTACACCGACACGAGCACGGCCGCGGACATCGCGAGTTCGCAGTACGACGACGGTGCGGACATCGTCTACCACGCCGCCGCCGCGGCGGGTCGCGGCGTCTTCGAGGCCGCACAGGAGAACGAACGCCTCGCAATCGGCGTCGACGCCGACCAGTCGGCGACGCTCCCCGACTTCCAGGACGTCATCATCGGCTCGGCGGTGAAATACATCAACGAGGGAACCCGCGAAGTCGCCGTCGCCGTCGCGGAGGACGATTTCCAGAGCGTCGCCGGGTCGAACACGCTCGGGTTGGCGGACGAGGCGGTCGACTGCGTCATCGGGCAGGCCTACGAGGGTCAACTTCCCGACGCCGTCCAGCAGAACCTCGACGAGGCCAAGCAGGGCATCCTGAACGGCGACATCACCGTTCCCTGCACCGCCGCTGGCTGTAACTGA